The Deltaproteobacteria bacterium genome segment CGAGGTTAATTGGATCAGTACAACTATAGCCAAATTCTTGCTCAACCCAAGCAATAATCTCGGCGCGTGCTAAACTATCAAAGGATAAATCGCGTGAGAGCGACGCTTCGTTAGTTTTAGGTGTTTGCCCAGATATTTCATTAATTTTGGTAAATATTTGCTCACGGATAGTATTAGGAACAGCAGCTTCTTTGGTAATGTTTGTCTTTGACAGTTGTGGTTCAGGTAATTGGTATGAATCACCGCGTTGCCAAAATTTGTAGGGTACATAAAGATTGGGTTGCTGGTTATCGTTATAGAATGATTCAAGATAGTTATTGATATGTTTTTTATCACTATCACGAGGAAAATTATCAGGCTCAACTAACTCGATAGTTACTTGACGTTTGGGCATGAAAAATAAAAAATTGACTAATAGTAGACCAATACCATTAAGCAAAGTGCCAATAAGATTTGGTGGTTTGCCAGAACCCCAACTAAAACGAGAACCCCATAAGCCGCTGGTACGTATCAGTACAATACGACAATATGGAACTTTGGCGAGGATTAATTTGACGGCTTTTTTACCGCCGAGATCTTCGTTATTTGAGCGGCTTAAACGTCCAGCCGGATAAAGCAATAAATTTTCGCCTCGTTTTAAGGTTTCGCTACATTCATCAAGAGCACGGGCGACATCTTGTTTACTGGTGGTTTTATAAACTGCAGGATCTGGAAGCGGAATGGCGCCAAAATGGAGGGCCACCTGTTTGATAAATGGCAAAGAAATGCGGTCTTTATCAGCAAGAGAACGAGGTCGAAATTTACGTAAAAGACTGAAAAAAACTATTACTGGGTCAATTAGCGCCGGATGATTGGGCAAAAATAAAATACCTTTACATCCACGTTCAACAATAGCATTAAGCCCATTTATTTTTATGCGATAGCGTAAAAGCAAAAGTAACCACACTACTGAATAAAGCAAAGAGTTCACAGCTTTATACTCCAATGAAAAAGTTGCAAATGATTATCATTAATTATCAGATTTATCTTTAAGATTTATTAAAAAGTTCATTTGCCTATCCAGGTTTTAAATAACAGCTAATAGATTCATTACCATGCTTGCTATCTGCCACAGCATCGTTATACCTACTTCTTATGGCCTCTACTACATATCGTCTTCCTCGTCAGGTGATTCCAACTGCATATGAAATAAATCTTGATGCCACACCGCGTCGTAATACTTTTAGTGGTGTGCTTGTGCTTAAAGCGCGTGTAATAGTTGCGGCTAACAGTTTTGAGTTAAATGCTATCGATTTAAAAATTTCAGATGTTGTTGCGTATGTTGGCAAAAAAAAATTATGCGGTCGTGTAAAACAACATAAAGAACATGAGAGTGTTGAGTTGATATTTCCACAGCCTTTAGCAAAGGGCAAACTTGAACTCTCGCTCGCTTTTACCGGCAAATTAAACAATAGCATGCATGGTCTTTATTTGGCTAAAGATGGCCCAGAGCGTGCAATTGTTTCACAGTGTGAGGCAACTGATGCACGGCGTATTTTTCCGTGTTTTGATGAGCCCGACTTAAAAGCAACTATTAAATGGACCATTATCACTGATCCAGATTTAACCGTGATTACTAACGGCGTGCAAAAAAAGGTTAGTAAAGGTCGAAAAAAACCCATTCGGGCCACCTATTTTTTTAAGCCGACCCGCGTGATATCAACCTATTTAGCAGCGGTAACTATTGGCAAATATGTTGCAACACCAGTCAAACGTATTGCGGGCATTTTGTGCCGTGCGCTTTGTGGTGAAGGTAAACTTGAACAAACTTCATTCGCCCAAGAGGTTACGGCTTGGGTGTTGCCCTGGTATCAAGATTATTTTGGGCAAAAGTATAACTATCAAAAGCTCGATCAAGTTGCAGTGCCAGGCTTTGATGCGGGCGCGATGGAAAATGTTGGCGCCATATTTTACCGCCAAAGCCTTTTACTTATGGATGCTGGGGCTACTAGTTGGCAGGCACAAAAGCGAATCGCCGAAGTTGTCGCTCATGAAATCGCGCATCAATGGTTTGGCAATCTTGTTACCATGTGCTGGTGGGATGATTTATGGCTTAATGAAGCTTTTGCCACTTGGATTGCCTTTAAGACTATTGATCAATTTAAACCCCATTGGCGCATCTGGGATGAATATTTGCAATCTAAAGAAACCGCTCTTGATGCCGATTCTTTAGTTAACACCCATCCAGTATACACACCGGTACAAAGTCCCGCTGAAGCCACTGAACTATTTGATGTTATCACTTACGAAAAAGGCGGTGGGGTGCTGCGCATGATTGAAAGTTACATTGGCGAAGAAAATTTTCGCGAAGGTATTCGCCAATATCAAGCAGCTTTTAAAAACGCTAATGCTACCGGAAAAGATTTATGGCAAAAATTGGCGCATGCATCATCGCAACCTGTTGATGAGTTAATGCAAGGTTGGATTAATCAAAAAGGATTTCCGTTAGTAACAGTAAATGCTAGTGAAGTTAATAATTGTATAGTATTGCATATTTCACAGCGGCGGTTTTTTGCTAACGCCAGTGAAATGCAAAATGAACATGAGCAACTTTGGCCTATCCCCTTAATTATTCGCTATGGCAGCGGTAATGGTTCAGCAGTTCATCGTTTGGTTTTACATAAACATGAACAAACAGTGACATTACCAAGTGACACAAAAGCTGCGTGGATTTTTGCAAATGATGGTGCGACAGGTTTTTATCGGGTCAAGTTAGCTGATGATTTGCTTGATGATTTGCTTAAACATGGCATCGATAGTCTCGACCCTGCTTCACGCATGAGCCTGATTGAAGATCAATGGGCATTGGTAAGGGCAGGACTATCTGACATCGAATGTTTTATGAATATAATTAAAGAATTTCGCAATGAACGTGATTATCTCGTGGTGCGCACTATTGCTGCGCGTTTAGCGTATTTTGAACAACGCTTGGTACGTGATGAAGACCGCGAATTGTTACGTGAGTTTGTACGCTGGTTATTTACTGAACAGCTTGAAGATTTGACTTGGGATACTGAACCCGATGAAGATGAAGCACGAGCGGTGCGTCGTGCTGCAGTGATTCGGACGCTTGGTGATGTTGGTAGGGATGTTTCAGTTTTAGAAGAAGCCGAGCGCCGAG includes the following:
- a CDS encoding M1 family metallopeptidase; translated protein: MASTTYRLPRQVIPTAYEINLDATPRRNTFSGVLVLKARVIVAANSFELNAIDLKISDVVAYVGKKKLCGRVKQHKEHESVELIFPQPLAKGKLELSLAFTGKLNNSMHGLYLAKDGPERAIVSQCEATDARRIFPCFDEPDLKATIKWTIITDPDLTVITNGVQKKVSKGRKKPIRATYFFKPTRVISTYLAAVTIGKYVATPVKRIAGILCRALCGEGKLEQTSFAQEVTAWVLPWYQDYFGQKYNYQKLDQVAVPGFDAGAMENVGAIFYRQSLLLMDAGATSWQAQKRIAEVVAHEIAHQWFGNLVTMCWWDDLWLNEAFATWIAFKTIDQFKPHWRIWDEYLQSKETALDADSLVNTHPVYTPVQSPAEATELFDVITYEKGGGVLRMIESYIGEENFREGIRQYQAAFKNANATGKDLWQKLAHASSQPVDELMQGWINQKGFPLVTVNASEVNNCIVLHISQRRFFANASEMQNEHEQLWPIPLIIRYGSGNGSAVHRLVLHKHEQTVTLPSDTKAAWIFANDGATGFYRVKLADDLLDDLLKHGIDSLDPASRMSLIEDQWALVRAGLSDIECFMNIIKEFRNERDYLVVRTIAARLAYFEQRLVRDEDRELLREFVRWLFTEQLEDLTWDTEPDEDEARAVRRAAVIRTLGDVGRDVSVLEEAERRAQVEMQQPANIDPNLAGVIVALGALRGGRERFDKYMHVYQDRKKQRTAPELQARYLGALYYFEDTEAIDMVLSSCLNGSIPQEQLRLVLIPLLTRNATQRTVWEFVKQHWQDIGTRVGLMGVSRLVEATGALPVELATDIAEFFKKHPVDEAKRALAKALEALELRRELIEREALRLSDWLQERSWISINE